From one Planktothrix agardhii NIES-204 genomic stretch:
- the psaK gene encoding photosystem I reaction center subunit X, with amino-acid sequence MMLLAATVATPVTHGWSPTIAIVMIVCNIVAIAIGKFSIQQPNAGPQLPSPNMFGGFGLPAVLATTSFGHILGAGVILGLSSLGVI; translated from the coding sequence ATGATGTTGTTAGCCGCTACCGTCGCCACCCCCGTTACTCACGGTTGGAGTCCTACCATCGCTATTGTGATGATTGTGTGTAATATTGTGGCGATCGCCATTGGTAAATTTTCCATCCAACAGCCTAATGCTGGCCCTCAATTACCCTCACCTAATATGTTCGGTGGGTTTGGCTTACCTGCGGTTTTAGCAACCACAAGTTTTGGTCATATTTTAGGGGCGGGTGTGATTTTAGGATTATCCAGTTTAGGAGTTATTTAA
- the ndbB gene encoding type 2 NADH dehydrogenase, with the protein MTEPQTRICILGGGFGGLYTALRLSQLPWQKSEQPEIVLVDQNDHFLFLPLLYELLTNELQTWEIAPAFEDLLKDTKVQFCQGVVSEIEIDSKQVKLEDNTVIFYDYLILALGGETPLDLVPGAKDYAIPFRTITDAYRLEEQLRRLETLEQDKVRIAIVGGGYSGVELACKLADRLGTKGRIRIVEQSEEILKNSPEFNRESAKNALSNRQVWLDLETKVESIAADEISLEYRGKIDTIPVDLVLWTVGTQVCPVVRSLPLKHNQRGQIVTTSTLQVIDHPEIFALGDLAESQDADGQKIPTTAQAAFQQADYTGWNLWALLTRRPLLPFRYINLGEMITLGTNNATLTGLGIKLEGQFAHLTRRLIYLYRFPTFDHQIRVAFNWMTRPLQDFLISIDQKMADRE; encoded by the coding sequence ATGACTGAACCGCAAACCCGTATCTGTATCCTTGGTGGAGGCTTTGGTGGACTGTACACCGCCTTACGTTTGAGTCAACTTCCTTGGCAAAAATCGGAACAACCGGAAATTGTTCTAGTGGATCAAAATGACCATTTTTTGTTTTTACCTTTGCTGTATGAATTGCTAACTAATGAACTGCAAACTTGGGAAATTGCCCCCGCATTTGAAGACCTATTAAAAGATACTAAGGTGCAATTTTGTCAAGGAGTAGTGAGTGAAATTGAGATCGATAGTAAACAGGTTAAACTAGAAGATAATACCGTTATTTTCTACGATTATTTAATTTTAGCATTGGGAGGAGAAACACCTTTAGATTTAGTTCCGGGGGCGAAAGATTATGCAATTCCCTTCCGAACTATTACCGACGCCTATCGATTAGAAGAACAGTTACGACGATTAGAAACCTTAGAACAAGATAAAGTTAGAATAGCCATTGTAGGCGGTGGTTATAGTGGGGTAGAACTTGCTTGTAAATTAGCCGATCGCTTAGGAACAAAAGGACGAATTAGAATTGTCGAACAATCAGAGGAAATTCTAAAAAACTCTCCTGAATTTAATCGAGAATCCGCTAAAAATGCCCTATCTAATCGACAAGTTTGGCTAGATTTAGAAACAAAGGTAGAATCAATTGCAGCCGATGAAATTTCCTTAGAATATCGCGGGAAAATTGATACTATTCCCGTGGATTTAGTGTTATGGACGGTGGGAACCCAGGTTTGTCCGGTGGTGCGATCGCTACCTTTAAAACACAATCAACGAGGTCAAATTGTCACCACATCAACCTTACAAGTAATTGATCATCCTGAAATTTTTGCATTAGGAGATTTAGCAGAATCTCAAGACGCTGACGGTCAAAAAATTCCCACCACAGCCCAAGCCGCTTTTCAACAAGCTGATTATACCGGATGGAATCTTTGGGCGTTATTAACAAGAAGACCCTTATTACCCTTCCGATATATTAATTTAGGGGAAATGATAACATTAGGAACTAATAACGCCACCTTAACAGGTTTAGGGATAAAATTAGAGGGTCAATTTGCCCATTTAACCCGGCGTTTAATCTATTTATATCGCTTCCCCACCTTTGATCATCAAATTCGAGTGGCGTTTAATTGGATGACCCGACCCTTGCAGGATTTCTTAATTTCAATCGATCAAAAAATGGCAGATAGAGAATAA